A section of the Prochlorococcus sp. MIT 1341 genome encodes:
- a CDS encoding nucleotide sugar dehydrogenase: MTSKRTTFFKARFPESSSCTIAVIGLGYVGLPLAVELGKAKKCLETGETLKRRVIGFDINQKRLVELNKGIDITNETSILDLRAATFLEFTSDPEVLKSANVFIVTVPTPIDSAKKPDFTPLKEASKTVGKALKVRSENLKESDENLNPLIIYESTVYPGATEEICVPILEKESKLKFNKDFFCGYSPERINPGDTVHKLTTITKVTSGSNPQAAEWVDKFYRSIIKAGTHLAPSIKVAEAAKVIENTQRDLNIALVNELAIIFQKLGIDTLDVLEAAGTKWNFLPFRPGLVGGHCISVDPYYLTHKAEQVGYTPQVVLSGRRINDSMGNWVVQQMVLEMAKRGFNLSTSKVLVLGLSFKENCPDIRNTRVVDVIEALFHYGMKAVVVDPLVSIKEAKVCYGIDVQKSLPESTKFHAIIAAVAHQEFKSLSQNKWKNLLLEKGILIDLKGITPRELNPIRL; this comes from the coding sequence ATGACATCTAAAAGAACCACATTTTTCAAAGCTAGATTTCCAGAGTCATCTTCTTGCACAATTGCAGTAATTGGTCTTGGGTATGTAGGTCTCCCTTTAGCTGTCGAACTAGGAAAAGCTAAAAAATGCTTAGAGACAGGGGAAACCTTAAAGAGAAGAGTAATTGGCTTTGATATAAATCAGAAAAGGCTGGTGGAATTAAATAAAGGAATTGACATTACAAATGAAACAAGCATTTTAGATCTTCGCGCAGCAACTTTTCTAGAATTCACAAGCGATCCTGAAGTACTAAAAAGCGCGAATGTTTTCATAGTGACGGTACCAACTCCTATAGACTCCGCAAAAAAACCTGACTTCACCCCGCTAAAAGAGGCAAGTAAAACTGTTGGGAAGGCATTAAAAGTAAGATCAGAAAATTTAAAAGAATCAGATGAAAACCTCAATCCATTGATCATCTACGAGAGTACTGTATATCCTGGTGCAACAGAAGAGATCTGTGTACCAATTCTTGAAAAAGAATCTAAACTAAAGTTCAATAAAGACTTTTTTTGTGGCTATAGCCCTGAGAGAATTAATCCCGGTGACACAGTCCACAAGCTGACCACAATAACTAAAGTAACGAGTGGTAGCAATCCACAAGCTGCTGAATGGGTTGACAAGTTCTATCGTTCAATAATTAAAGCTGGTACACACCTAGCTCCAAGCATAAAGGTGGCAGAAGCTGCAAAGGTAATAGAGAATACCCAAAGAGATCTAAATATCGCTTTGGTTAACGAGCTGGCAATAATCTTTCAAAAATTAGGAATAGATACACTCGACGTACTAGAAGCTGCTGGAACAAAATGGAATTTCCTACCTTTTAGGCCTGGGCTTGTAGGTGGACACTGTATAAGTGTCGACCCGTATTATTTAACTCACAAAGCTGAGCAAGTTGGCTATACCCCTCAAGTAGTTCTGTCTGGAAGGAGAATTAATGACAGTATGGGGAATTGGGTTGTTCAGCAAATGGTTCTTGAAATGGCTAAAAGAGGGTTTAATCTAAGCACTTCAAAGGTATTAGTTTTAGGGTTATCTTTTAAAGAAAATTGTCCTGACATTCGCAATACTCGTGTAGTGGATGTAATTGAAGCCCTTTTTCACTATGGTATGAAAGCTGTAGTAGTGGATCCTTTGGTGAGCATCAAAGAGGCTAAGGTCTGTTATGGCATTGATGTCCAGAAAAGTCTCCCGGAATCAACAAAGTTTCACGCAATAATCGCAGCAGTCGCTCATCAAGAATTCAAATCTCTTTCTCAGAATAAATGGAAAAATCTTCTGCTTGAAAAAGGTATTTTAATTGACCTAAAAGGCATTACGCCTAGAGAACTGAACCCAATTCGCCTGTGA
- a CDS encoding ABC transporter ATP-binding protein: MLTSSLAEIISLAAVLPFLAVLANPEELWRQKIVQQIAPFLGFLEPRELLLPITISFALAAIIAAAIRLLNLKLRDQFASALGSDISCEAYNRTIYQPYAVHLSRNSSTMISGMIIDIDRTVGQIFIPSLQLLSSLLIIIGLAITLIAINWAIAIGTGFLIVFVYLFAVQIAKKQLIRLGKEEAFLQRQLIQALQESLGAIREILLDGSQDLYTNLYKQTDRPLRRAACKSGFLSAYPRLALEPVGMVVIAVAGYILVIQGGVTKALPLLGALALGAQRILPMAQKVYEGWAQVRTSKVNLANVLNLLNQPLPIKARNSDPTSLSFSKSLKFNNVRFSYGDNFGEVLKGVNMEIFKGERIGLVGVTGSGKSTTIDLLIGLLVPSSGQILLDNQDLHELSSPERLAAWRRSIAHVPQSIYLIDSSIAENIAFGVPKHLIDIKKVKKAAEKAKLSRFISQCPNGYYTHIGERGVRLSGGQKQRIGIARAIYKEAKLIVFDEATSALDTQTEQEVMRSLYSLSSELTIILIAHRESTLKGCDKIIRIANGVAEYE; encoded by the coding sequence ATGTTGACCAGCAGCTTAGCTGAAATCATTAGCCTTGCTGCAGTATTACCTTTTCTCGCAGTTTTAGCAAATCCAGAAGAACTTTGGAGGCAAAAAATCGTCCAGCAGATAGCTCCTTTCCTTGGTTTTTTAGAACCAAGAGAGTTACTCTTACCAATCACAATTAGCTTTGCTTTAGCTGCAATAATTGCAGCAGCAATCAGATTATTAAACTTAAAGCTTAGAGATCAGTTCGCGTCAGCATTAGGCTCAGATATCAGCTGTGAAGCATACAACCGAACAATTTATCAGCCATATGCTGTTCATTTATCAAGAAATAGTAGCACAATGATTTCTGGAATGATAATTGACATAGATAGAACTGTTGGTCAAATATTTATTCCATCGCTTCAGCTATTAAGCTCACTCCTAATTATTATTGGCCTAGCTATTACCCTAATAGCCATAAACTGGGCAATCGCAATTGGGACAGGCTTTTTAATCGTTTTTGTATATTTATTTGCAGTGCAAATTGCAAAAAAACAACTTATAAGATTAGGCAAGGAAGAAGCCTTTCTTCAAAGGCAATTAATACAGGCACTACAAGAAAGTCTTGGGGCTATTCGAGAGATTTTACTAGATGGAAGTCAAGATCTATACACTAATTTATACAAGCAAACTGATAGGCCACTACGAAGAGCTGCTTGCAAAAGTGGGTTCTTAAGTGCATACCCACGGCTGGCATTGGAGCCAGTTGGCATGGTGGTAATTGCTGTGGCTGGATACATACTTGTCATTCAAGGAGGCGTAACTAAAGCCTTGCCTTTGTTAGGCGCACTTGCATTGGGAGCACAAAGGATCTTACCAATGGCCCAAAAAGTATACGAAGGCTGGGCTCAAGTTCGAACCAGCAAAGTTAATCTTGCCAATGTACTAAATCTTCTCAACCAGCCTCTTCCAATCAAAGCCAGAAACTCAGATCCTACAAGTCTTAGTTTTTCAAAAAGCCTTAAGTTCAATAATGTCAGATTTAGCTACGGAGATAATTTCGGTGAAGTTCTAAAAGGCGTCAATATGGAAATATTTAAAGGCGAACGTATTGGTCTTGTTGGAGTGACCGGAAGCGGAAAAAGTACAACAATAGATCTTTTAATAGGCCTTCTAGTACCTAGTTCAGGGCAAATCCTATTAGACAATCAAGACTTGCATGAATTATCAAGCCCTGAAAGGTTAGCAGCGTGGAGAAGATCTATAGCCCATGTTCCTCAGAGCATTTATTTGATAGATAGTTCTATTGCTGAAAACATCGCCTTTGGGGTACCTAAGCATTTGATTGATATCAAGAAGGTTAAAAAGGCAGCCGAAAAAGCAAAATTATCACGCTTTATAAGTCAATGTCCGAATGGGTATTACACACACATAGGAGAGCGAGGGGTTCGCCTAAGCGGAGGGCAAAAACAGCGCATAGGTATAGCTAGGGCTATATATAAAGAAGCAAAGCTAATTGTATTCGACGAAGCAACCAGTGCCCTTGACACCCAAACCGAGCAGGAAGTGATGAGGTCCTTATATAGCTTAAGCTCTGAGTTAACAATAATACTCATCGCACATAGAGAATCAACGCTCAAGGGCTGTGACAAGATAATCAGAATAGCTAATGGGGTGGCAGAATATGAATAG
- a CDS encoding EpsG family protein has protein sequence MLPYFLVWAYLGAQAVTEKGRWSQNTILRLIIFFTILIGCRHEVGGDWFNYVRELGYLKQEDFPTFSEFIKLPEQGFYLLSWIGANWFGEIYLVNLISAFVFSLGLILFCNDQPKPWLALLTAFPYLVIVVAMGYTRQGLAVGVEMIAILALQKEKLLTFLGWISFGSIFHRTILAILLLPAVTISPSLKFSKLVRTALLVLASYGLYVKVFEPIFHKWLLYYAAMESQGAYIRVGICLFYALIFLLTQNRYQLSNLSLRIWRILALGAVAAAIGLLVGLPSTMVDRMALYLIPLQMVVASHLPFQGTFRLSPSLWTKILALISLLILTVWISLGTYSMFWVPYKNFLLPLYLLPI, from the coding sequence ATGCTTCCATACTTCTTGGTATGGGCTTACTTAGGGGCCCAAGCTGTTACTGAAAAAGGACGTTGGTCTCAAAATACCATATTACGTTTAATCATATTTTTTACAATTTTAATAGGCTGTCGTCATGAAGTAGGAGGGGATTGGTTCAACTACGTGCGCGAATTAGGGTATTTAAAGCAAGAAGATTTCCCTACATTTAGTGAATTCATAAAATTACCCGAACAAGGATTTTACCTTCTCTCATGGATAGGTGCAAATTGGTTCGGTGAAATTTACTTGGTAAATCTAATCAGTGCTTTTGTCTTCTCGTTAGGTCTTATTCTCTTCTGTAATGATCAACCAAAGCCATGGCTAGCACTTCTCACTGCATTCCCCTACTTAGTTATAGTTGTAGCAATGGGCTATACCCGTCAAGGTTTAGCGGTTGGCGTGGAAATGATTGCAATATTAGCCCTACAAAAAGAAAAGTTATTAACATTTCTTGGGTGGATTTCATTTGGCTCTATTTTCCACAGAACAATTCTAGCTATTCTTCTACTGCCAGCAGTTACTATTAGTCCTTCTCTAAAGTTTTCCAAGCTAGTTCGCACAGCTCTTCTTGTTCTTGCGTCTTACGGACTTTATGTCAAGGTATTCGAACCAATATTCCATAAGTGGCTACTTTATTACGCAGCAATGGAGTCTCAAGGTGCATATATTCGAGTTGGGATTTGTTTATTCTATGCACTTATATTTCTACTTACTCAAAACAGATATCAACTATCGAATTTATCTCTTCGCATTTGGAGAATACTTGCACTTGGAGCAGTGGCTGCTGCAATAGGGCTTCTAGTTGGTCTACCTAGCACAATGGTTGATCGTATGGCTCTTTATCTCATCCCATTGCAAATGGTGGTAGCTAGCCACCTTCCTTTCCAAGGCACTTTTAGGCTCTCACCATCTCTATGGACCAAAATACTTGCTCTTATTTCGCTATTAATCCTTACCGTGTGGATTTCTCTAGGCACTTACTCTATGTTTTGGGTCCCATACAAAAACTTTCTACTCCCTTTATACCTGCTCCCTATATAG
- the asnB gene encoding asparagine synthase (glutamine-hydrolyzing): MCGITGLWLFNQNQGTDLKETVRKMTEALSHRGPDDSGVWVDESLGIGLGHRRLSIMDLSHAGHQPMASQSRRFIIVFNGEIYNHIELRSQIEVKLEGKKQWIGNSDTETLLASIEVFGLKEALKLSKGMFAFALWDRENKNLLLARDRFGEKPIYWGLLNDLGIAFSSEISALRRVNSFSNPLDEDAIKSYMHLGYIPAPQCIYKGLKQLPPGHIVEIKANSYDNAPEILPKPIAWWETSIEAFNQQIYLKKNKASSPLEHKIKSLKELLQEAVRLQSISDVPIGCFLSGGIDSSLITALLQESNSTKVRSLTISFPDEPKFNEASYANSIANYLGTNHTEIPLTSKDAQSLIPSLPNIYSEPFADSSQVPTHLLCREARQSGLTVALTGDGADELFGGYNRHRLAPLIHRRIGFLAPPFRRVLQTAIEHAPFKLLGISSDGLAQQKRQKLSAAIGAANSLEALHTVLLDSMPSEKGSKGTMSHLPNAGSPEEQIMLADLINYLPFDILVKVDRAAMAVGLETRAPFLDPMVAKAAWGLPLACKIYKKNGKTIGKWALKELLKDYLPKELFERPKAGFAMPIGSWLRGPLKDWANDLLNPTIVKRNGWFDPSEINLLWEQHLSENYDHINRLWPVLMAHAWLERWE; this comes from the coding sequence ATGTGTGGCATTACTGGCCTTTGGCTTTTTAATCAAAATCAAGGCACTGACCTAAAAGAAACGGTCAGGAAGATGACAGAGGCTCTATCCCATCGAGGCCCAGATGACTCAGGTGTTTGGGTAGATGAATCATTAGGGATTGGATTAGGCCATAGACGCCTATCAATTATGGACCTTTCTCATGCTGGGCATCAACCGATGGCAAGTCAAAGCCGTCGTTTCATAATCGTTTTCAATGGAGAGATCTACAACCACATTGAGTTACGTTCTCAAATTGAAGTCAAATTAGAAGGAAAAAAACAATGGATAGGGAATTCGGATACTGAAACCTTGCTAGCAAGCATAGAAGTATTTGGTCTCAAAGAAGCATTGAAGTTAAGCAAAGGGATGTTTGCCTTTGCCTTATGGGACAGGGAAAATAAAAACCTTTTACTAGCTAGAGATAGGTTTGGGGAAAAACCAATTTATTGGGGTTTACTTAATGATCTTGGTATTGCGTTCTCATCAGAAATCTCGGCACTTCGTAGAGTTAATTCTTTTTCAAACCCATTAGATGAAGATGCAATTAAGAGCTATATGCATCTTGGTTATATACCAGCACCTCAATGTATTTACAAGGGCCTAAAGCAACTTCCTCCCGGTCATATTGTAGAGATCAAGGCTAACTCTTATGATAATGCTCCTGAAATTTTACCAAAACCTATTGCATGGTGGGAAACAAGTATAGAAGCTTTTAATCAACAAATATATTTAAAAAAAAACAAGGCTTCTTCTCCTTTGGAACACAAAATTAAATCTCTGAAAGAATTATTACAAGAAGCAGTTCGACTACAATCAATATCAGATGTACCTATTGGCTGTTTCTTATCTGGTGGAATTGATTCTTCTTTGATCACAGCTCTACTGCAAGAAAGCAATTCCACTAAGGTTCGCAGTTTAACTATTTCTTTTCCTGATGAGCCTAAATTTAATGAAGCTTCTTATGCAAACTCCATTGCCAACTATCTGGGAACAAATCATACCGAAATACCTTTAACTTCTAAAGATGCACAATCATTAATTCCTTCACTCCCTAACATATATTCAGAACCATTCGCAGATTCCTCGCAGGTGCCTACACACCTCTTATGCCGTGAAGCTAGACAATCAGGATTAACGGTTGCTTTAACTGGTGATGGTGCTGATGAATTATTTGGAGGGTACAACCGACATCGCCTGGCTCCATTAATTCATCGCAGAATTGGGTTTCTCGCTCCCCCGTTTCGAAGAGTTTTACAGACTGCGATCGAACATGCCCCTTTTAAACTACTTGGAATATCTTCAGATGGGCTAGCTCAACAAAAGCGCCAGAAACTATCAGCAGCTATTGGTGCAGCAAATTCTTTAGAAGCATTGCATACCGTTTTACTAGACTCCATGCCAAGTGAAAAAGGTAGCAAGGGAACCATGTCTCATCTCCCGAATGCTGGCAGCCCTGAGGAACAAATAATGCTCGCCGACCTTATAAATTACCTACCCTTCGACATCCTAGTAAAAGTAGACAGAGCCGCGATGGCAGTAGGTCTTGAGACAAGAGCACCCTTTTTAGACCCTATGGTTGCAAAAGCTGCCTGGGGACTACCGTTAGCATGCAAAATCTACAAAAAGAATGGAAAGACGATAGGTAAGTGGGCTTTAAAAGAACTTCTCAAAGACTATCTACCAAAGGAGCTTTTTGAAAGACCAAAAGCTGGGTTTGCGATGCCTATTGGCAGCTGGCTTCGAGGGCCTTTAAAAGATTGGGCAAATGATCTTCTCAACCCAACAATTGTCAAAAGAAATGGTTGGTTTGATCCCTCTGAAATAAATCTCCTTTGGGAACAGCATCTTTCTGAAAATTATGATCATATAAACCGCCTATGGCCTGTATTAATGGCGCATGCTTGGTTAGAAAGATGGGAATGA
- a CDS encoding glycosyltransferase family 4 protein: MPRVLLVANTSWYIYNFRFPLLLDLRKKGYNVSVVAPHDKYTNAIEKEGFKVINWEVSRSSVNPFIEAKALLNLIKIYRRNKPDLVHHFTIKACLYGTISAKLSRVYRVINAVTGLGHIFLGKRKRHQILRRSLEPIYRGVFKARRSTVVFQNADDQEKLIQLGITNTENSRLIHGSGVDIEKFKPLKDSAGLFQDPIQILFPSRLIKQKGLLEVLEACKTLWSENCNFELLLAGDLDKSNHSSLSREEIAVLQTQSKIRCLGHVRDMRTLYASCDLVVLPSWREGLSRSLIEAASMERPIITTDTPGCRDVVDHGRSGLIVPLRDARALTLAIRLLIENPDLARKFGKAARQKVMAEFQVSIINERTLEQYEYLLNKPIKRKNSEWFLPSPR, from the coding sequence ATGCCTAGAGTACTACTTGTAGCAAATACCAGTTGGTATATATACAACTTCAGATTCCCCTTGTTACTGGATCTCCGTAAAAAAGGGTACAATGTTTCTGTTGTTGCACCTCATGACAAATATACAAATGCAATTGAAAAAGAAGGCTTCAAAGTTATCAATTGGGAAGTTTCTCGCAGCTCAGTGAACCCCTTTATCGAAGCAAAAGCACTCTTAAACCTCATAAAAATATATCGGCGTAATAAACCAGACTTAGTTCATCACTTTACTATTAAAGCGTGTCTGTATGGAACCATATCTGCGAAGTTATCAAGAGTATATCGAGTTATAAATGCTGTAACCGGCCTTGGGCATATTTTCCTAGGTAAACGCAAGCGTCATCAAATCCTTCGGCGAAGCTTAGAGCCTATTTACAGAGGCGTTTTCAAAGCCAGAAGATCAACTGTAGTCTTCCAAAATGCAGATGACCAAGAAAAACTAATTCAACTAGGAATTACAAATACTGAAAATTCAAGGCTAATCCATGGATCAGGAGTTGATATTGAAAAATTTAAGCCCCTTAAAGATTCAGCAGGACTTTTTCAAGACCCTATACAAATACTATTTCCTTCAAGACTAATAAAACAAAAAGGGCTTCTAGAAGTCCTTGAAGCATGCAAAACTTTATGGTCTGAGAATTGCAACTTTGAATTACTCCTTGCGGGTGATCTAGATAAAAGTAATCACAGCTCGCTATCTAGAGAAGAAATTGCCGTTTTACAAACACAATCCAAAATCCGTTGTCTTGGTCATGTTCGCGACATGCGAACACTTTATGCATCATGTGATCTGGTAGTTCTTCCGTCTTGGAGGGAAGGCTTATCCAGGTCTCTTATCGAGGCAGCTTCAATGGAACGACCAATTATCACTACTGATACTCCTGGATGTAGAGATGTTGTAGACCATGGACGCTCAGGATTAATAGTGCCCCTTAGAGATGCACGTGCACTAACCCTAGCCATTCGTCTCCTTATCGAGAACCCTGATCTTGCACGTAAATTTGGAAAAGCAGCACGACAAAAAGTTATGGCTGAATTTCAAGTTTCAATTATAAATGAAAGAACTCTCGAACAATATGAATACCTACTTAATAAGCCTATTAAGAGAAAAAATAGTGAATGGTTTTTACCTTCGCCAAGATAA
- a CDS encoding YdcF family protein gives MAYILSKILPLLIMPLGLSLTLLFVAVFSRKRKVIISSLLILWSFSTGIISSTIFQFVESPWKRRSINNAPLADAIVVLSGSLHPAPGADQIVEWSDPDRFTAGVQLYKATKAPRILFTGGVNPFYPALSPEGQIYIQEARLIGIPARALQTTPPVRNTAEEASAIKELIKNSDYPLSTRVLLVTSAFHMQRAKRLFEQQGLVVLPFPVDFKTKGKWAGSRWEDPLQWIPNASSLNLSTIALREMIGRIVYRAW, from the coding sequence ATGGCCTATATCCTCAGCAAAATTCTCCCATTGTTAATAATGCCACTTGGCTTAAGTTTAACACTCTTATTTGTTGCAGTTTTCTCTAGGAAAAGAAAGGTGATAATCTCATCTTTGCTAATTCTTTGGAGCTTCTCAACAGGAATAATTAGCTCAACTATATTTCAATTTGTCGAATCTCCTTGGAAAAGAAGAAGCATAAACAATGCACCTTTGGCAGATGCAATTGTTGTTTTAAGTGGGTCACTTCATCCGGCTCCAGGGGCTGATCAAATCGTCGAATGGAGTGACCCTGATCGTTTCACAGCTGGAGTACAACTTTATAAAGCTACTAAAGCTCCAAGAATTTTATTTACTGGAGGAGTTAATCCCTTTTACCCAGCTTTATCACCCGAAGGCCAAATTTATATACAAGAAGCTCGACTAATTGGAATACCCGCTAGGGCATTGCAAACCACTCCACCTGTAAGAAATACCGCTGAAGAAGCTTCGGCTATTAAAGAACTAATAAAAAATTCAGACTATCCTTTAAGCACAAGGGTTCTACTCGTAACAAGCGCCTTCCATATGCAGCGAGCCAAAAGGCTATTTGAACAACAAGGCTTAGTCGTTCTTCCATTCCCAGTGGACTTCAAAACAAAAGGGAAATGGGCGGGGAGCCGATGGGAAGACCCACTTCAGTGGATTCCTAATGCAAGCTCTCTAAATTTGAGCACAATTGCACTACGCGAAATGATTGGGCGTATTGTTTACAGAGCCTGGTGA
- the hisS gene encoding histidine--tRNA ligase, whose protein sequence is MSQLRKLRGMVDLLPKQTSIWQQVEAIARAHFIRAGIKEIRTPLLEATELFSRGIGEETDVVGKEMYSFSDRGDRSCTLRPEGTASVVRAVLENGLLSQGIQRLWYGGPMFRYERPQAGRQRQFHQIGVEYIGLNQARSDAEVIAIAWNLLKDLGLSELTLEMNSLGNTEDRRNFRNQLFEWLHLRQSQLDPDSQKRLFKNPLRILDSKNAQTQSLLKNAPKLKDSLSEESQIRFKSVQEHLQELGIPFKLNERLVRGLDYYDHTAFEVTSDQLGAQATVCGGGRYNRLVEQLGGPPTAAIGWAIGIERLILLIEESSRENPSSKATLLTKELPPDIFVVNKGKDAEKKALVISQKLRERGFKVELDCSSAAFGKQFKRANRSGAKWALVIGDDEVKAGKAPLKLLQNSSEKEELLKNGQLHPLDDLESIMNTLLANELQNNKTT, encoded by the coding sequence GTGAGCCAGCTCAGAAAACTCAGAGGAATGGTTGATCTGTTACCTAAACAGACTTCAATCTGGCAACAAGTAGAAGCCATAGCCCGGGCACACTTCATTCGCGCAGGTATCAAAGAAATTCGAACTCCTTTACTTGAAGCAACCGAATTATTTTCTCGTGGGATTGGAGAAGAAACAGACGTTGTAGGGAAAGAGATGTATTCATTCTCAGATAGAGGAGATAGATCTTGTACTCTCCGCCCTGAAGGGACAGCATCCGTAGTAAGGGCTGTCTTGGAGAATGGACTACTTAGTCAAGGCATTCAACGCCTCTGGTATGGAGGGCCAATGTTTAGATATGAACGTCCACAAGCAGGAAGACAGCGACAATTCCATCAAATAGGAGTCGAATACATTGGCCTCAACCAAGCTAGAAGCGATGCTGAGGTTATTGCTATTGCATGGAATCTTCTAAAAGATCTTGGCCTCAGTGAATTAACACTGGAAATGAATAGTCTTGGCAACACAGAAGATCGCAGAAACTTTCGTAATCAACTTTTTGAATGGCTGCACTTACGACAATCGCAATTAGATCCTGACTCCCAAAAAAGATTATTTAAAAACCCTTTGAGAATTCTGGATAGCAAAAACGCTCAAACTCAATCATTACTAAAAAATGCGCCCAAACTAAAAGACTCCCTTTCAGAAGAAAGTCAGATTCGTTTTAAGAGCGTTCAAGAACATCTTCAAGAGTTAGGAATCCCCTTCAAACTGAATGAGCGCCTAGTAAGAGGGCTCGATTACTACGACCACACAGCTTTTGAAGTCACTAGTGATCAACTAGGGGCGCAGGCCACTGTATGTGGTGGAGGTAGATACAACAGATTAGTCGAACAACTTGGTGGCCCACCCACTGCAGCTATTGGATGGGCTATTGGAATTGAAAGGCTAATTCTTTTAATTGAAGAATCTTCGCGAGAAAATCCATCAAGCAAAGCGACCTTACTCACAAAAGAACTCCCTCCTGATATCTTTGTGGTGAACAAAGGTAAGGATGCTGAAAAAAAAGCTTTAGTGATCTCGCAAAAATTAAGAGAAAGAGGATTTAAAGTTGAATTGGACTGCTCTAGTGCAGCATTTGGCAAGCAATTTAAAAGGGCGAACCGTAGTGGGGCAAAATGGGCGTTAGTGATAGGAGATGATGAGGTGAAAGCTGGTAAAGCTCCTCTAAAGCTTCTTCAAAATTCATCAGAAAAAGAAGAGCTTTTAAAAAATGGACAATTACACCCTTTGGATGATCTGGAAAGCATCATGAACACCTTGCTTGCAAATGAATTACAAAACAACAAAACTACTTAG
- a CDS encoding nucleotide sugar dehydrogenase → MISTDIKNICCIGAGYVGGPTMAVIADRCPSIQVNVVDLNENRIKDWNDSDLSKLPVYEPGLDDVVARARGRNLHFTTNIEESIANADMVFISVNTPTKIKGVGAGQASDLRWVEACARQVAQCSRGNTIVVEKSTLPVRTAEVIKSILSSPQRDNRNSGELKTFEVLSNPEFLAEGTAIVDLENPDRILIGGESESAVEALANIYLQWVPNEKILRTSLWSSELAKLTANAFLAQRISSINSVSALCEATGADVREVANAIGTDSRIGSKFLDSGPGFGGSCFKKDILNLAYLCRYFGLPEVAEYWENVVKLNNWQQARIAQLVVQKLFGTVATKKIAILGFAFKADTNDTRESPAIMIAKDLLEEGAEIAIYDPKVNNEQIKKCLALAENKEDLSQAYKTQDAMNSEGKWSYKNDVVSAISGADAIIILTEWNEFKSLNWESLAPLMRHPAWVFDARAVADKTAIRCAGLNIWRVGDGSK, encoded by the coding sequence ATGATTAGTACTGACATTAAAAACATTTGCTGCATAGGGGCAGGCTATGTAGGAGGGCCAACCATGGCCGTCATTGCAGACAGATGTCCCAGTATTCAAGTCAATGTAGTCGACCTCAATGAAAACCGTATAAAGGATTGGAACGATTCTGATTTAAGTAAATTACCTGTATACGAGCCGGGCTTGGATGATGTAGTAGCAAGAGCGAGAGGCCGAAATCTTCATTTCACAACAAATATTGAAGAGTCCATAGCCAATGCCGATATGGTCTTTATCTCAGTTAATACACCAACAAAAATTAAAGGTGTTGGGGCTGGACAAGCCAGTGATCTCAGATGGGTAGAAGCTTGCGCAAGGCAAGTAGCACAATGTTCAAGAGGGAATACCATAGTTGTAGAGAAAAGTACACTGCCCGTTCGCACAGCCGAAGTAATAAAATCGATCCTTAGTTCTCCTCAAAGAGATAACAGAAATTCTGGCGAACTTAAAACCTTCGAGGTTTTATCTAACCCAGAATTCCTAGCAGAAGGGACTGCAATAGTTGACTTAGAAAACCCGGACAGAATATTAATTGGTGGGGAAAGTGAAAGTGCAGTTGAAGCATTGGCAAATATTTACCTGCAATGGGTTCCTAATGAAAAGATATTGCGAACTAGCCTATGGAGCAGTGAACTTGCAAAACTGACTGCGAATGCTTTTTTAGCACAAAGAATTAGCTCAATAAATTCTGTTTCAGCTTTATGTGAAGCAACGGGAGCTGATGTCAGAGAGGTCGCAAATGCGATCGGCACAGATAGCCGCATAGGCTCTAAGTTTCTCGATTCAGGGCCTGGCTTTGGAGGGAGTTGCTTCAAGAAAGATATCCTAAATCTTGCTTACCTATGTCGATATTTTGGGTTACCAGAAGTTGCAGAGTACTGGGAAAATGTGGTGAAATTAAACAACTGGCAACAAGCAAGAATTGCGCAACTAGTAGTGCAAAAACTCTTCGGCACTGTTGCTACAAAGAAAATAGCCATACTAGGATTTGCATTTAAAGCTGATACAAACGACACACGTGAATCTCCTGCAATAATGATAGCCAAAGATCTTTTAGAAGAAGGAGCTGAAATAGCGATCTATGATCCAAAAGTGAATAATGAACAAATCAAAAAATGTCTTGCTTTAGCAGAAAACAAAGAAGATTTAAGTCAAGCTTATAAAACACAAGACGCCATGAATTCCGAAGGGAAATGGAGTTACAAAAATGACGTAGTTTCTGCAATTTCTGGTGCAGATGCGATTATAATCCTAACTGAGTGGAATGAATTTAAGTCTCTAAATTGGGAAAGTCTTGCTCCGCTAATGAGACATCCAGCATGGGTATTCGATGCAAGAGCAGTTGCTGATAAAACTGCAATAAGATGTGCAGGCTTAAATATCTGGCGAGTTGGAGATGGGTCAAAATAA